One region of Ornithinibacter aureus genomic DNA includes:
- a CDS encoding ISL3 family transposase — protein sequence MPDATFTSPDLTTFARLDELGLEAVGQRVERDRAVIACRVVEPDQWCRRCGCEGAPRDTVTRVLAHEPFGWRPTTLVVTVRRYRCAHCGHVWRQDTTAAAEPRAKLSRQGLRWALEAIVLKHLTVARVAEGLAVAWNTANNAVLAEGKRALIDDPGRFDGVTAIGVDEHVWRHTRTGDKYVTVIIDLTGIRDGTGPARLLDMVEGRSKAAFKTWLAHRPQAWRDAVEVVAMDGFTGFKTATAEELPDAVTVMDPFHVVRLAGDALDTCRRRVQQDLHGHRGRKSDPLYRARRTLHTGADLLTDTQAERLTALFTPDEHVQVEATWGIYQRMIAAYRHEDRATGRELMVKLIDSVSTGVPTALVEVTKLGRTLKTRAADVLAYFDRPGTSNGPTEAINGRLEHLRGSALGFRNLTNYIARCLLESGGFRPQLLHPRLG from the coding sequence GTGCCTGACGCTACCTTCACCAGCCCTGACCTGACCACGTTCGCCCGCCTTGACGAGCTCGGCCTCGAGGCGGTGGGGCAGCGGGTGGAGCGTGACCGTGCGGTGATCGCGTGCCGGGTGGTCGAGCCTGATCAGTGGTGCCGGCGGTGTGGGTGCGAGGGCGCACCGCGGGACACGGTTACCAGGGTGTTGGCGCACGAACCGTTCGGGTGGCGCCCGACCACGCTGGTGGTGACGGTCCGTCGGTACCGGTGTGCGCACTGCGGCCACGTGTGGCGCCAAGACACCACCGCCGCGGCGGAGCCGCGGGCGAAGTTGTCACGTCAGGGGCTGCGGTGGGCACTGGAGGCGATCGTGCTCAAACACCTCACGGTGGCGCGGGTCGCCGAAGGACTCGCGGTCGCGTGGAACACCGCCAACAACGCCGTCCTGGCCGAGGGCAAACGGGCCCTGATCGACGACCCGGGACGCTTCGACGGCGTCACCGCGATCGGCGTCGACGAGCACGTGTGGCGCCACACCCGCACGGGCGACAAGTACGTCACCGTGATCATCGACCTCACCGGGATCCGTGACGGCACCGGTCCAGCCCGGCTGCTCGACATGGTCGAGGGCCGCTCCAAGGCGGCGTTCAAGACCTGGCTCGCGCACCGCCCCCAAGCGTGGCGTGACGCTGTGGAGGTGGTCGCGATGGACGGGTTCACCGGGTTCAAGACCGCCACCGCCGAGGAACTACCCGACGCGGTCACCGTCATGGATCCCTTTCACGTCGTGCGCTTGGCCGGGGACGCCCTGGACACCTGCCGGCGCCGCGTCCAACAAGACCTGCACGGCCACCGCGGCCGCAAGAGCGACCCGCTCTACCGGGCCCGGCGGACCCTGCACACCGGCGCTGACCTGCTCACCGACACACAGGCCGAGCGGCTCACCGCCCTGTTCACGCCAGACGAGCACGTGCAGGTCGAGGCGACCTGGGGCATCTACCAGAGAATGATCGCCGCCTACCGGCACGAAGACCGCGCGACAGGACGTGAGCTGATGGTCAAGCTCATCGACTCCGTCAGCACCGGCGTCCCCACCGCGCTGGTCGAGGTCACCAAACTCGGCCGGACCCTGAAGACCCGAGCCGCTGATGTCCTGGCCTACTTCGACCGCCCCGGCACCAGCAACGGACCCACCGAAGCCATCAACGGTCGCCTCGAGCACCTACGCGGATCAGCCCTCGGGTTCCGCAACCTCACCAACTACATCGCCAGATGCCTCCTCGAATCCGGCGGCTTCAGACCCCAACTCCTACACCCTCGATTGGGATGA
- a CDS encoding NUDIX domain-containing protein: MSVNARVQFAQKAMIFRGRHEVLLVERLDDSGGTLRWELPGGRLQEGETLDEAFSREILEEVGINAISGKPVHVWAFSTDDGESVLALARDAIQWHGQLSLRYRDASERLGENRWFQISALPESIDENSRVAIARSMALIPRGEKEQKFSECVLCQVLDESPDAPIRTSMDQAQLPSEVLCESAFYVAVSDVAPLTPGHLLIVSREHTKGLFSGPRSHLVDLEGILEYCSARLQAIYGKRAIAFEHGACVSDQGCGISHAHLHVLPLEASLMGLAEDLSGWREYDSLESASDAVPPGTDYLLIVEGRVNVRLGSAPSQVLRRRISGFLGTEFWNWSDTVLLGRIPTDSITALHASWKLGHRHGGRE; this comes from the coding sequence TTGAGCGTCAACGCAAGAGTTCAATTTGCTCAAAAGGCGATGATATTCCGCGGTCGCCACGAGGTGTTGTTGGTAGAGCGCCTTGACGATTCGGGTGGCACCCTAAGGTGGGAACTTCCCGGCGGTCGACTACAGGAAGGCGAAACTCTTGATGAGGCGTTCAGTCGTGAAATTCTGGAAGAGGTTGGCATAAACGCCATCTCAGGAAAACCTGTACATGTCTGGGCCTTCAGTACCGATGACGGAGAAAGTGTATTGGCTTTGGCGCGAGATGCCATCCAGTGGCATGGGCAATTGTCTCTAAGATACCGGGACGCATCTGAGAGGCTCGGTGAAAATCGATGGTTCCAGATCAGCGCACTTCCTGAATCAATAGACGAGAACTCGCGTGTCGCGATTGCGCGTTCGATGGCCCTTATTCCGAGAGGTGAGAAGGAGCAGAAATTCTCTGAATGTGTCCTATGTCAAGTACTAGATGAGAGCCCTGACGCGCCGATACGAACCTCTATGGATCAAGCCCAGCTACCCTCTGAGGTTCTTTGTGAGAGTGCCTTCTATGTTGCGGTCAGCGACGTCGCCCCCTTGACCCCCGGCCACTTGCTAATTGTGTCACGAGAGCATACGAAGGGACTGTTTTCTGGGCCCCGATCCCACTTAGTGGACCTAGAGGGAATCCTCGAATATTGCAGTGCAAGGCTTCAAGCCATTTATGGAAAGCGAGCGATTGCGTTTGAGCACGGCGCATGTGTCTCCGACCAAGGGTGCGGGATCAGCCATGCGCATCTGCACGTGCTGCCACTCGAGGCATCCCTGATGGGTTTGGCGGAGGATCTCAGCGGCTGGCGTGAATACGACAGCCTCGAATCTGCCAGCGACGCGGTACCTCCCGGAACGGACTACCTCTTAATTGTAGAGGGTCGCGTCAACGTGCGACTCGGCTCCGCTCCGTCTCAGGTTCTGCGGCGGAGAATCTCGGGCTTCTTGGGCACGGAGTTCTGGAACTGGAGCGACACTGTCCTTCTTGGAAGGATTCCCACCGATTCTATAACTGCCCTCCACGCCTCTTGGAAGTTGGGGCATCGCCATGGTGGTCGAGAATGA
- a CDS encoding DDE-type integrase/transposase/recombinase — MPAPRKYSEPTNRNYSPVARCAVARRMKVPGLRGAVAGDHKKPRPTTPAVDHRLEDALSRGFSAAAPNTRWVADITYVPTWVGFVYVAFVLDLYSRRIAGWRVSSSLPTDLALDALEQGIWTRQQHGHDLTGLIHHSDRGVQRRFKGRRNTA, encoded by the coding sequence ATGCCTGCACCAAGGAAGTACAGCGAGCCGACCAACCGCAATTACTCGCCGGTGGCGCGGTGCGCCGTGGCCCGTCGGATGAAGGTGCCGGGCCTTCGAGGAGCTGTCGCCGGCGATCACAAGAAGCCGCGTCCCACGACCCCTGCCGTCGACCACCGCCTCGAAGACGCGTTGAGCCGGGGCTTCTCCGCCGCGGCACCCAACACTCGCTGGGTCGCCGACATCACCTACGTCCCCACCTGGGTGGGGTTCGTGTACGTCGCGTTCGTGCTGGACCTGTACTCGCGGCGGATCGCCGGCTGGCGGGTCTCGTCCTCGCTACCCACCGACCTCGCGCTCGACGCCCTCGAGCAGGGCATCTGGACCCGCCAACAGCACGGGCACGACCTCACCGGGCTGATCCATCACTCGGACCGTGGAGTTCAACGCAGGTTCAAGGGTCGTCGCAACACTGCTTGA
- a CDS encoding class I SAM-dependent methyltransferase, translating into MSVLEQRLKAFYAAEMMDRAGRMLSLERTTRVDAFVQGLRAVRAQLVLEVGCGAGRDGVILRQSGCAYVGVDFSPVAVRTCRDRKLNAVVASATEVPFADDSFDAAWSMSTLMHLPGDGFSKAIRELGRVVRCGGVVEIGVWGHFRNREWTSPDGRYFIHRSDDQVQSDVKALGEVVAFDTWSWSPDGGHYQWVRVITR; encoded by the coding sequence GTGAGCGTCTTGGAGCAGAGGCTGAAAGCGTTTTATGCCGCCGAGATGATGGATCGCGCGGGCCGGATGCTTAGTCTCGAACGCACGACTCGGGTCGATGCTTTTGTGCAGGGACTGCGCGCAGTTCGAGCGCAGCTCGTCCTCGAGGTCGGGTGCGGTGCCGGGCGCGACGGGGTCATTTTGCGCCAGAGCGGATGCGCATACGTAGGCGTCGATTTCTCGCCAGTCGCTGTCCGCACGTGCCGTGACAGGAAGCTCAACGCGGTCGTGGCATCGGCAACCGAGGTTCCCTTTGCTGACGACTCCTTCGATGCTGCGTGGTCGATGAGTACCTTGATGCACCTACCCGGAGATGGCTTCTCAAAGGCGATCCGAGAGCTTGGTCGCGTGGTGCGGTGTGGCGGCGTCGTCGAGATTGGGGTGTGGGGCCACTTTCGCAACCGAGAGTGGACCAGCCCGGACGGGCGCTACTTCATCCACCGATCGGACGATCAAGTGCAAAGCGACGTAAAAGCTCTTGGCGAAGTCGTTGCCTTTGACACATGGAGCTGGTCTCCTGACGGTGGGCACTACCAATGGGTTCGGGTCATCACGCGATAG
- a CDS encoding helix-turn-helix domain-containing protein yields the protein MATTDQRRARLQSLIDAAGMTGTQAAFAIGRTPSRLGDYLAGRTVPSALVLLDLEEAAEQASKRTWMRAADVVDAVGDHADTDPILAMRMLLQGRDQSLALNTPARQAIWATGSPSRGLTGPWKTLTYQLLRDSACAGRPIPRWLVAPTPLERSWAPLPVREDRPLHQGLAKLGVLVNERDLLTV from the coding sequence ATGGCCACGACCGACCAGCGCCGTGCGCGACTGCAGTCGCTGATCGACGCTGCGGGCATGACAGGTACCCAGGCCGCCTTCGCGATCGGACGCACTCCGTCCCGGCTCGGGGACTACCTCGCCGGGCGCACGGTCCCCTCGGCTCTGGTTCTCCTCGATCTCGAGGAAGCCGCAGAGCAGGCGTCCAAGCGCACCTGGATGCGGGCGGCCGACGTGGTCGATGCCGTCGGGGACCACGCCGATACAGACCCGATCTTGGCGATGCGGATGCTGCTCCAGGGCCGGGACCAGTCGCTCGCGCTCAACACGCCGGCCAGGCAGGCCATCTGGGCCACTGGGTCCCCGAGCCGTGGGCTGACCGGCCCGTGGAAGACGCTCACCTACCAACTGCTGAGGGACAGTGCGTGTGCCGGGCGACCGATCCCCAGGTGGCTCGTCGCCCCAACTCCGTTGGAACGGTCGTGGGCGCCCTTGCCGGTTCGCGAGGACCGGCCGCTGCACCAAGGGCTTGCCAAGCTTGGCGTTCTCGTCAACGAGCGCGACCTTCTCACCGTCTGA
- a CDS encoding type II toxin-antitoxin system Phd/YefM family antitoxin, translating into MEQRRERVTVTRDGRAVAVILSPEDLAELEETLAVLSDPQALPDIRESDAAFAASDVVRGVDAVRALRS; encoded by the coding sequence GTGGAGCAACGACGCGAGCGCGTCACCGTCACCCGCGACGGCCGCGCGGTGGCCGTCATCCTCAGCCCCGAAGACCTCGCCGAGCTCGAAGAGACGCTGGCGGTCCTCAGCGACCCTCAAGCCTTACCGGACATACGCGAATCGGATGCCGCGTTCGCAGCCAGTGATGTCGTCCGCGGAGTCGATGCCGTTCGCGCCCTGAGGTCGTGA
- a CDS encoding glycoside hydrolase family 2 protein produces the protein MTWGSHGGDGGEGMGVLRGLDRGWTVRAMAGPVPAHLTGALVDGCVQATVPGVVHLDLLAAGLIPDPHLDLNESLLTWIGLVDWAYSTTVEVSPDELAGAQRHEIVFSGLDTVATVVLNGHVIAEVANQHCTHRLDVTGILTEGDNLLEVRLRSPVKYANAQSLTYGARPGPYPMPFEAIRKSACSFGWDWGPATFTSGIWRPVHLESWSGARFDEVLVRADAVGDGGCVEVVARVASTSDAVRTVTVSVAGACASATIAAGESGATASVECATVDRWWPTGHGDQPLYDVEVELVGDGAVLDRVRRRVGFRTLRWDTTPDAAGTPFQLVVNDRAILVKGVNWIPDDSFPVRVDRARYSERLTQARAANANLVRVWGGGIYESDSFYDLCDELGLLTWQDFLFACAAYPEEEPLRSEVEAEARQNVARLAHHTSLALLTGNNENLWGYEDWGWKERLDGRTWGAHYYDELLPAVVAEVAPHVPYAPGSPFSPGGQHPNDPSHGTTHLWEQWNSLDWVTYRDVTPRFVAEFGWQGPPTWSTLTAAISDDPLTPESPGMLAHQKAVDGNAKLVGGLVRHHRVPDDMQTWHWAMQLNQANAITCALGWFRSLAPSCSGAVVWQLNDCWPVTSWAAIDGSGREKPLYFALQNAFAPRVVSVQPRGGRLVASLGNDTDVPWEGSLTCRRLRFDGTQCGSHEAAVTVPARGSVTIDLPAVVAKAADPASEVVVVEALGTRGSWFFCEPRDSALPPAALEVSVAATDAGLDVSVTARTLVRDLTLLIDKVDPSARVDRGLVTLLPGESATFRVTGVGSLDVGAMCAPGILRCGNELMNPT, from the coding sequence ATGACCTGGGGATCGCACGGCGGAGACGGAGGCGAGGGCATGGGCGTGCTGCGGGGGCTCGACCGCGGGTGGACGGTGCGTGCGATGGCCGGCCCGGTGCCCGCCCACCTCACCGGTGCACTCGTCGATGGCTGCGTGCAGGCCACCGTGCCCGGGGTGGTCCACCTCGACCTGCTCGCGGCCGGGTTGATCCCCGACCCGCACCTCGACCTCAACGAGTCGCTGCTCACCTGGATCGGCCTGGTCGACTGGGCGTACTCGACGACGGTGGAGGTGAGTCCCGACGAGCTCGCCGGGGCGCAGCGCCACGAGATCGTCTTCTCCGGGCTCGACACCGTCGCCACGGTCGTGCTGAACGGGCACGTCATCGCCGAGGTCGCGAACCAGCACTGCACCCACCGACTCGACGTCACCGGCATCCTCACCGAGGGCGACAACCTGCTCGAGGTGCGCTTGCGCAGCCCGGTGAAGTACGCGAACGCCCAGAGCCTGACCTACGGCGCGCGCCCCGGCCCGTACCCGATGCCGTTCGAGGCGATCCGCAAGTCGGCGTGCAGCTTCGGGTGGGACTGGGGGCCGGCGACGTTCACGAGCGGCATCTGGCGCCCGGTGCACCTGGAGTCGTGGAGCGGGGCGCGGTTCGACGAGGTGCTCGTGCGCGCGGATGCCGTGGGCGACGGTGGTTGCGTCGAGGTCGTGGCTCGCGTCGCGTCGACCTCGGATGCCGTTCGCACGGTGACCGTGTCCGTCGCCGGGGCGTGCGCGTCGGCAACGATCGCCGCCGGCGAGAGCGGGGCGACGGCATCCGTGGAGTGCGCGACGGTCGACCGCTGGTGGCCGACGGGGCACGGCGACCAGCCCCTGTACGACGTGGAGGTCGAGCTGGTCGGCGACGGTGCGGTGCTCGACCGCGTCCGGCGGCGGGTGGGCTTTCGCACGCTGCGCTGGGACACCACGCCGGATGCCGCGGGCACCCCCTTCCAGCTCGTCGTCAACGACCGCGCGATCCTGGTCAAAGGGGTCAACTGGATCCCGGACGACTCCTTCCCGGTGCGCGTGGACCGAGCCCGCTATTCCGAGCGCCTCACCCAGGCCAGGGCAGCGAACGCCAACCTCGTGCGGGTGTGGGGCGGCGGGATCTACGAGTCCGACAGCTTCTACGACCTGTGCGACGAGCTGGGCCTGCTGACCTGGCAGGACTTCCTCTTCGCGTGCGCGGCCTACCCGGAGGAGGAGCCCCTGCGGTCCGAGGTCGAGGCCGAGGCGCGGCAGAACGTGGCCCGGCTCGCGCACCACACCTCGTTGGCGCTGCTCACCGGCAACAATGAGAACCTGTGGGGTTACGAGGACTGGGGATGGAAGGAGCGGCTCGACGGCCGCACCTGGGGTGCGCACTACTACGACGAGCTGCTCCCGGCCGTCGTCGCCGAGGTCGCGCCGCACGTGCCGTACGCCCCGGGCAGTCCCTTCAGCCCGGGCGGGCAGCACCCGAACGACCCGAGCCACGGCACCACCCACCTGTGGGAGCAGTGGAACTCCTTGGACTGGGTGACCTACCGGGACGTCACCCCGCGGTTCGTCGCGGAGTTCGGCTGGCAGGGGCCCCCGACCTGGTCGACCCTCACCGCCGCGATCAGCGACGACCCGCTCACCCCCGAGTCGCCCGGCATGCTCGCCCACCAGAAGGCCGTCGACGGCAATGCCAAGCTCGTCGGAGGGCTCGTGCGCCACCACCGGGTGCCCGACGACATGCAGACCTGGCACTGGGCCATGCAGCTGAACCAAGCCAACGCCATCACCTGTGCCCTCGGCTGGTTCCGCTCCCTGGCGCCCTCGTGCTCTGGCGCCGTCGTCTGGCAGCTCAACGACTGCTGGCCGGTCACGTCGTGGGCGGCGATCGACGGAAGCGGCCGTGAGAAGCCGCTGTACTTCGCCCTGCAGAACGCGTTCGCGCCACGGGTGGTGTCGGTCCAGCCCCGGGGTGGCCGTCTGGTGGCCTCGCTCGGCAACGACACGGACGTGCCGTGGGAGGGCTCGCTCACGTGTCGGCGGTTGCGGTTCGACGGCACGCAGTGTGGATCGCACGAGGCTGCGGTGACCGTGCCCGCCCGTGGGTCGGTGACCATCGACCTCCCCGCGGTGGTCGCGAAAGCCGCCGACCCGGCATCCGAGGTGGTGGTCGTCGAGGCCCTCGGGACGCGAGGCTCCTGGTTCTTCTGCGAGCCGCGGGACAGTGCGCTTCCTCCCGCGGCTCTCGAGGTGAGCGTGGCCGCGACGGATGCCGGGTTAGACGTCTCCGTGACCGCACGGACGCTCGTGCGAGACCTGACCCTGCTGATCGACAAGGTCGATCCTTCCGCTCGGGTCGACCGTGGGCTGGTCACGCTGCTGCCGGGGGAGTCGGCCACCTTCCGGGTGACGGGGGTTGGCTCACTGGACGTGGGCGCGATGTGCGCGCCCGGCATCCTGCGCTGTGGAAACGAGCTGATGAACCCGACGTGA
- the ppk2 gene encoding polyphosphate kinase 2 codes for MAKNARLKKAVYEAELVRLQAELVTMQEWVKREGERVVIVFEGRDAAGKGSAIKRVTEYLNPRSARVVALPTPTERQRTQWYFQRYIEHLPAAGEIVLFDRSWYNRAGVERVLGYCTPQEHQRFLRQCPIVERMFVEDGIRLLKYWFSVSDAEQQRRFESRLTDPMRRWKLSTTDVESITHWEDYSRAKDEMMVHTDIAAAPWWVVESEDKRRSRLNMIAHLLSQVPYEPVEAPLVELPPRPPSKGYVRPDRSLQQAVPDFSATLEG; via the coding sequence ATGGCGAAGAACGCGCGACTGAAGAAGGCCGTCTACGAGGCCGAGCTCGTCCGGCTCCAGGCCGAGCTGGTGACGATGCAGGAGTGGGTCAAGCGCGAGGGTGAGCGCGTCGTGATCGTCTTCGAGGGCCGTGACGCCGCCGGTAAGGGATCGGCCATCAAGCGGGTCACCGAGTACCTCAACCCCCGCTCGGCGCGGGTCGTCGCGCTGCCCACACCGACCGAGCGCCAACGCACCCAGTGGTACTTCCAGCGGTACATCGAGCACCTGCCGGCCGCCGGTGAGATCGTGCTGTTCGACCGCAGCTGGTACAACCGCGCCGGCGTCGAGCGCGTGCTCGGGTACTGCACCCCCCAGGAGCACCAGCGCTTCCTGCGCCAGTGCCCCATCGTCGAGCGCATGTTCGTCGAGGACGGCATCCGGCTGCTCAAGTACTGGTTCTCAGTGAGCGATGCCGAGCAGCAGCGCCGCTTCGAGTCCCGCCTCACCGACCCCATGCGCCGCTGGAAGCTGTCGACGACCGACGTCGAGTCGATCACCCACTGGGAGGACTACTCGCGGGCCAAGGACGAGATGATGGTGCACACCGACATCGCGGCCGCGCCTTGGTGGGTCGTCGAGAGCGAGGACAAGCGTCGCTCGCGGCTCAACATGATCGCCCACCTGCTCTCCCAGGTGCCCTACGAGCCCGTCGAGGCGCCGTTGGTCGAGCTCCCGCCGCGGCCACCGTCGAAGGGGTACGTGCGCCCCGACCGCTCGCTCCAGCAGGCGGTGCCCGACTTCTCGGCCACCCTCGAGGGCTGA
- a CDS encoding META domain-containing protein, which produces MKLARHASQFAAFAAMLALLTALSGCGGSSANTDSSELDGSWTLESLGGVSDLTPADPAVTSTLVLEDGQVSGNGGVNTFRGSYESPADGELTFSPLASTRMAGPEAAMAQETAFLKALEQTKRFELDGDRLVLGNAGNDTLAVLRPTAP; this is translated from the coding sequence GTGAAGCTCGCCCGTCACGCCTCGCAGTTCGCTGCGTTCGCCGCCATGTTGGCCCTGTTGACGGCCCTGTCGGGGTGCGGTGGCTCGTCCGCGAACACGGACAGCTCCGAACTCGACGGGTCGTGGACCCTCGAATCTCTCGGTGGAGTCTCCGACCTCACGCCGGCTGACCCCGCGGTGACGTCCACCCTCGTCCTCGAGGACGGCCAGGTGTCCGGCAACGGCGGGGTGAACACCTTCCGTGGTTCCTATGAGTCGCCCGCTGACGGCGAGCTCACCTTCTCGCCGCTGGCGAGCACGCGGATGGCCGGCCCCGAGGCCGCGATGGCGCAGGAGACCGCGTTCCTCAAGGCGCTCGAGCAGACCAAGCGCTTCGAGCTGGACGGCGATCGGCTTGTGCTGGGCAACGCTGGGAACGACACCCTCGCGGTGCTGAGGCCGACCGCCCCCTGA
- the katG gene encoding catalase/peroxidase HPI encodes MSEQNHDAVVGDMNSEESEGLCPVVHTANHPTEGAGNRTWWPDQLNLKILRKHAPAANPMGEDFDYAEAFASLDLDALRADLTALMTDSQDWWPADYGHYGPLFIRMAWHSAGTYRISDGRGGAGAGMQRFAPLNSWPDNANLDKARALLWPIKKKYGKQISWADLMVLTGNVALESMGFKTFGFGGGRADVWEPDEDVYWGPEDTWLGDERYTGDRELENPLAAVQMGLIYVNPEGPNGTPSALASARDIRETFARMAMNDEETVALIAGGHTFGKTHGAADPNKYVGPEPEGASMAEVGLGWKNTYGTGSGNDTITSGLEGPWTPTPTTWDNSYFETLFNYEWDLAKSPAGAWQWVPTDPAAKDAVPDPHDPTKRTAPVMLTTDLALRMDPAYEKISRHFLENPDAFADAFARAWFKLTHRDMGPIERYLGPLVPQEELIWQDPVPAVDHELVDAHDVAELKARILASDLTISQLVATAWASASTFRGSDKRGGANGARIRLAPQNGWDVNDPAQLATVISALEGIQAEFNGAQTGGKKISLADLIVLGGTAAVEQAARNAGHEVQVRFTPGRTDATQEQTDVDSFAVLEPSADGFRNYAGKGHRLGAEFLLVDRANLLNLSAPEMTVLVGGLRVLGANTQGSSLGVFTTNTGSLSNDFFVNLLDQSTKWSATTEAEDTFEGRDRATGELRWTGTRADLVFASNSELRAVSEVYASDDASTKFVNDFAAAWAKVMELDRFDLS; translated from the coding sequence ATGAGCGAGCAGAACCACGACGCCGTCGTCGGAGACATGAACTCGGAGGAGAGCGAGGGACTGTGTCCCGTCGTCCACACCGCCAACCACCCCACTGAGGGTGCTGGCAACCGCACGTGGTGGCCCGACCAGCTCAACCTGAAGATCCTGCGCAAGCACGCGCCAGCAGCCAACCCGATGGGTGAGGACTTCGACTACGCCGAGGCGTTCGCGAGCCTCGACCTCGACGCCCTGCGCGCCGACCTCACCGCCCTCATGACCGACTCCCAGGACTGGTGGCCGGCCGACTACGGGCACTACGGCCCGCTCTTCATCCGGATGGCCTGGCACAGCGCCGGCACCTACCGGATCAGCGACGGTCGCGGTGGCGCCGGAGCGGGGATGCAGCGTTTTGCGCCCCTCAACAGCTGGCCCGACAACGCCAACCTCGACAAGGCCCGCGCCCTGCTCTGGCCCATCAAGAAGAAGTACGGCAAGCAGATCTCCTGGGCCGACCTGATGGTCCTCACCGGCAACGTCGCACTGGAGTCGATGGGCTTCAAGACCTTCGGCTTCGGCGGCGGTCGCGCCGACGTGTGGGAGCCCGACGAGGACGTCTACTGGGGCCCGGAGGACACCTGGCTCGGCGACGAGCGCTACACCGGTGACCGCGAGCTCGAGAACCCGCTGGCCGCCGTGCAGATGGGTCTGATCTACGTCAACCCCGAAGGCCCCAACGGCACCCCGAGCGCGCTGGCCTCGGCCCGCGACATCCGCGAGACGTTCGCCCGCATGGCGATGAACGACGAGGAGACCGTGGCCCTCATCGCCGGTGGTCACACGTTCGGCAAGACCCACGGTGCCGCCGACCCCAACAAGTACGTCGGCCCCGAGCCCGAGGGCGCCTCGATGGCCGAGGTCGGCCTGGGCTGGAAGAACACCTACGGCACCGGGTCGGGCAATGACACCATCACCAGCGGCCTCGAGGGTCCGTGGACCCCGACGCCGACGACGTGGGACAACAGCTACTTCGAGACGCTGTTCAACTACGAGTGGGACCTCGCCAAGAGCCCGGCCGGCGCGTGGCAGTGGGTGCCCACCGACCCCGCCGCCAAGGATGCCGTCCCCGACCCGCACGACCCGACCAAGCGGACCGCTCCGGTCATGCTCACCACGGACCTCGCCCTGCGGATGGACCCGGCCTACGAGAAGATCTCGCGGCACTTCCTGGAGAACCCCGACGCGTTCGCCGACGCGTTCGCCCGCGCGTGGTTCAAGCTGACCCACCGCGACATGGGCCCGATCGAGCGCTACCTCGGCCCACTGGTGCCGCAGGAGGAGCTCATCTGGCAGGACCCGGTGCCCGCCGTCGACCACGAGCTCGTCGATGCTCACGACGTGGCCGAGCTCAAGGCGCGCATCCTCGCCAGCGACCTCACCATCTCCCAGCTGGTCGCCACCGCCTGGGCGTCGGCCTCGACGTTCCGCGGCAGCGACAAGCGCGGTGGCGCGAACGGTGCCCGCATCCGCCTGGCCCCGCAGAACGGCTGGGACGTCAACGACCCGGCGCAGCTCGCGACGGTCATCAGCGCCCTCGAGGGCATCCAGGCCGAGTTCAACGGCGCCCAGACCGGCGGCAAGAAGATCTCGCTGGCCGACCTCATCGTCCTCGGCGGCACGGCCGCGGTCGAGCAGGCTGCCCGCAACGCCGGCCACGAGGTGCAGGTCCGCTTCACGCCGGGCCGCACCGACGCCACGCAGGAGCAGACCGACGTCGACTCGTTCGCCGTGCTCGAGCCCAGCGCAGACGGCTTCCGCAACTACGCGGGCAAGGGTCACCGCCTCGGCGCGGAGTTCCTGCTCGTCGACCGCGCGAACCTGCTCAACCTCAGCGCCCCGGAGATGACCGTGCTCGTCGGTGGTCTGCGCGTGCTGGGGGCGAACACGCAGGGGTCCTCACTCGGCGTGTTCACCACGAACACGGGGTCGCTCAGCAACGACTTCTTCGTCAACCTGCTCGACCAGAGCACGAAGTGGTCGGCCACGACCGAGGCCGAGGACACCTTCGAGGGACGCGACCGCGCCACCGGCGAGCTGCGCTGGACCGGCACGCGCGCCGACCTCGTCTTCGCCTCCAACTCCGAGCTGCGCGCCGTCTCCGAGGTCTACGCCAGCGACGACGCGTCGACGAAGTTCGTCAACGACTTCGCCGCGGCCTGGGCCAAGGTCATGGAGCTCGACCGCTTCGACCTGAGCTGA
- a CDS encoding Fur family transcriptional regulator: MPSSTDLEQLLREHRLRVTRPRLAVLGAVHASPHTSTDAVIEAVRGELGVVSHQAVYDVLRALTTAGLLRRIQPAGSVARYEARVGDNHHHVVCRTCGAIADVDCAVSATPCLTASDDQGFVIDEAEVTYWGTCATCAQVAQAAR, encoded by the coding sequence GTGCCGTCCTCCACCGATCTCGAGCAGCTGCTGCGCGAGCACCGACTCCGGGTCACCCGGCCGCGACTGGCCGTCCTCGGCGCAGTCCACGCCTCGCCCCACACGAGCACGGATGCCGTCATCGAGGCCGTCCGCGGCGAGCTCGGCGTGGTGTCCCACCAAGCCGTCTACGACGTGCTGCGCGCGCTCACCACCGCGGGCCTGCTGCGCCGCATCCAACCCGCTGGCTCCGTGGCCCGGTACGAGGCCCGGGTCGGGGACAACCACCACCACGTCGTCTGTCGCACCTGCGGGGCGATCGCCGACGTGGACTGCGCGGTGTCCGCGACGCCGTGCCTCACGGCATCCGACGACCAAGGCTTCGTGATCGACGAGGCCGAAGTCACGTACTGGGGAACCTGTGCGACCTGCGCACAGGTCGCACAGGCGGCACGATGA